From Pseudomonas sp. LS1212, the proteins below share one genomic window:
- a CDS encoding efflux RND transporter periplasmic adaptor subunit has product MSTRIWKGALLASFSVALGVAGGYWFAQQRMSAMPGAATEQSPRTQDERKALYWYDPMYPQQKFDKPGKSPFMDMQLVPQYVDASTNSAAVSIDPSLTQNLGLRLATVSRGVLASSLDVVGVLAFNERDVAVVQARTAGFVERVYAHAPGDVLKANAALADILVPEWAAAQEEFLALKRNGDADLLAAARQRLRLTGMPAALITQVERSGKVQPNLTLTSPIGGVLQELEVREGMTVAAGETLARVNGLSSVWLAVSVPESEAGTIVVGQTVEARLPAFPGTVLNGTVSAILPETNPDSRTIRVRVELPNPDGRLRPGLTAQVRLSRSTGQSVLWVPSEAVVRTGRRALVMLAEDAGRYRPVEVQLGQESEGKTVVLKGLEEGQQVVSSGQFLLDSEASLKGIVARTLEIPPPPSTAAAFHETDGQVIEIDSKEVTLAHGPFKTLGMPGMTMTFPLADPALMQGLKAGDKVRVSVSQTDDGLRVERLEKSGGQP; this is encoded by the coding sequence ATGAGCACTCGAATCTGGAAAGGGGCTTTGTTGGCAAGCTTCTCGGTTGCCTTGGGGGTTGCCGGCGGGTACTGGTTCGCTCAGCAGCGCATGAGCGCAATGCCTGGTGCCGCCACCGAACAGAGTCCCAGGACGCAAGACGAACGCAAGGCACTGTATTGGTACGATCCAATGTACCCGCAGCAGAAGTTCGATAAACCGGGTAAATCGCCCTTCATGGACATGCAACTGGTGCCGCAATACGTGGACGCCTCGACGAACAGCGCAGCCGTCAGCATCGACCCAAGTCTGACCCAGAACCTCGGCCTGCGCCTGGCGACAGTCAGTCGGGGAGTTCTCGCTTCCAGCCTGGACGTGGTGGGTGTGCTGGCGTTCAACGAGCGGGATGTCGCGGTAGTTCAGGCGCGTACCGCTGGCTTTGTGGAGCGGGTCTATGCCCATGCTCCAGGTGATGTACTCAAAGCCAACGCGGCATTGGCGGACATACTGGTACCGGAATGGGCCGCTGCCCAGGAAGAGTTTCTTGCACTCAAACGCAATGGCGATGCTGACCTGCTGGCGGCGGCACGCCAACGGCTGCGCCTCACCGGGATGCCGGCGGCGCTGATTACTCAGGTAGAGCGCAGCGGCAAGGTCCAGCCGAACCTGACCCTCACCAGTCCCATTGGTGGTGTGCTGCAAGAGTTGGAGGTACGCGAGGGAATGACGGTGGCCGCCGGCGAGACCCTGGCACGCGTCAATGGTTTGAGTAGTGTCTGGCTGGCCGTGTCCGTTCCAGAGTCGGAGGCTGGAACGATCGTCGTCGGTCAAACGGTAGAAGCACGCCTGCCAGCCTTCCCAGGGACTGTGCTCAACGGCACGGTTAGCGCGATTCTTCCGGAAACCAATCCGGACAGTCGCACCATTCGTGTACGCGTCGAACTACCCAACCCTGACGGGCGCCTCAGACCCGGATTGACGGCACAGGTGCGCCTGAGTCGCTCGACCGGGCAAAGCGTGTTGTGGGTACCGAGCGAGGCTGTTGTTCGCACCGGCCGACGCGCCTTGGTGATGCTTGCCGAAGACGCCGGTCGCTACCGGCCAGTAGAGGTTCAACTTGGGCAGGAAAGCGAAGGCAAGACGGTGGTGTTGAAAGGTCTGGAGGAAGGCCAGCAGGTGGTTTCCTCCGGACAGTTCCTGCTCGACTCCGAGGCCAGCCTCAAGGGAATCGTCGCGAGAACGCTGGAAATACCACCACCTCCCTCCACAGCTGCAGCCTTTCATGAGACCGATGGGCAGGTTATCGAAATCGACAGCAAAGAGGTAACCCTCGCCCATGGGCCGTTCAAGACGCTGGGCATGCCTGGCATGACCATGACCTTCCCATTGGCTGACCCGGCGCTCATGCAAGGACTCAAGGCGGGCGACAAGGTTCGTGTATCAGTCAGTCAAACCGACGATGGTTTGCGAGTAGAGCGCCTGGAAAAATCAGGGGGCCAGCCATGA
- a CDS encoding DUF2933 domain-containing protein: MTRNNPTMVQLGVGAAIILAAAYVLFPAFQVWIIAAAPVLLLLLCPLVMVFCMRNMHKDAPTTDDTLKVKPTKRDPDDRP; this comes from the coding sequence ATGACGCGTAATAATCCCACAATGGTCCAGCTGGGAGTCGGTGCTGCCATTATCCTGGCGGCTGCCTATGTCTTGTTCCCCGCTTTTCAAGTTTGGATCATAGCCGCCGCGCCAGTTTTGCTATTGCTGCTGTGTCCGCTAGTGATGGTGTTTTGTATGCGCAACATGCACAAGGATGCGCCAACTACCGATGACACACTGAAGGTCAAACCGACCAAACGTGATCCAGACGATAGGCCGTGA
- a CDS encoding GDCCVxC domain-containing (seleno)protein, producing MSTIVLESVLTCPHCGFARRETMPTDACLYFYECSNCKKLLRPDPGDCCVFCSFGSVKCPPIQAQRGCCG from the coding sequence ATGAGTACCATTGTTCTTGAGTCTGTGCTGACCTGCCCGCACTGTGGTTTCGCCAGGCGCGAAACCATGCCCACAGATGCCTGTCTGTACTTCTACGAATGCAGCAACTGCAAAAAACTACTGCGCCCTGATCCAGGCGACTGCTGCGTGTTCTGCTCCTTCGGCTCGGTGAAATGCCCACCGATTCAAGCGCAGCGAGGATGTTGTGGATAG
- a CDS encoding DUF1428 domain-containing protein translates to MSYVDGLVAAVPTANREAFKRHAESAAAIFKEYGALSVVECWGDDVPDGKLTSFPMAVKRKEDETVVFSWILWPNRQMRDAGMAKVMADPRLQPDVNPMPFDGQRMIFGGFEMIVNA, encoded by the coding sequence ATGTCTTATGTTGATGGCTTAGTTGCTGCCGTACCTACCGCCAACCGCGAGGCGTTCAAGCGCCATGCCGAATCCGCTGCGGCCATTTTCAAGGAGTATGGGGCATTGAGCGTTGTCGAGTGCTGGGGGGATGATGTGCCCGACGGCAAACTGACCTCGTTCCCGATGGCGGTAAAACGGAAGGAAGACGAGACGGTGGTGTTTTCCTGGATACTCTGGCCCAACCGTCAAATGCGCGATGCGGGGATGGCCAAGGTCATGGCCGATCCCCGGCTCCAACCGGACGTCAACCCGATGCCCTTCGATGGTCAGCGGATGATCTTCGGCGGTTTCGAGATGATCGTGAACGCGTGA
- a CDS encoding mercuric transporter MerT family protein codes for MALITGKNSLIASALAAIGASVCCVGPLILLTLGIGGAWVANLTALESYRPIFIGLTLLFLGLAFHRLYLVPQACTSGSSCAVSRPLKRQRFIFWLVAVLLLGLLAVPWLAPLFY; via the coding sequence ATGGCATTAATCACGGGAAAAAACTCGCTAATCGCCAGTGCGCTTGCCGCTATTGGTGCATCCGTATGTTGTGTCGGACCACTGATATTGCTGACCCTTGGGATCGGCGGTGCCTGGGTCGCAAATCTGACGGCACTGGAATCCTATCGCCCGATCTTCATCGGGCTGACGCTGCTGTTTCTGGGGTTGGCCTTCCACAGGCTCTACCTTGTACCACAGGCCTGTACCTCGGGTTCGTCTTGCGCAGTCTCTCGTCCCCTCAAGCGGCAACGGTTCATTTTCTGGTTGGTTGCAGTACTGCTGCTCGGCCTATTGGCCGTGCCTTGGCTCGCCCCACTGTTTTACTGA
- a CDS encoding M48 family metallopeptidase has translation MRDYYDLGTYRRPVTTSSDQAQVWFDRGLLWCYGYNHEESVRCFHKAAELDSRCAMAYWGIAHASGSNYNKRWDAFTQPELTQAVAEARRATEAALARVDGATPVEQALIRALEQRYRSDHTAGPEELCTWNDAYAAAMRDVYAAFPDDPDVSALFAEALINRTPWQLWDLKSGAPAAGADTLEAVAVLEQALRRMEQHGEQPHPGVLHMYIHTMEMSPHPERALRACDVLRDLVPDAGHLRHMASHIDVLCGHYHAGMVTNGQAILADRKYLEREGPLHFYTLYRSHNYHFKLYSAMFLGQYRPALDAANELAATIPEELLRVTQPPMADWLEGFVSMKVHVLIRFGKWREILAEPLPDDPQLYSMTTAVLHYGKGVAHAALAQIAAAEAEQQRFLEALPRVPPTRYIFNNTCTDILAIAAQMLRGEIEYRKGNHDSAFAYLHQALELDDNLPYDEPWGWMQPARHALGALLLEQGRAEEAAQVYRADLGLDNSLSRASQHPDNVWSLHGYVECLQRLGKHAELAAVQPRLDLAMARADEGISASCFCRVGNGCCT, from the coding sequence ATGCGTGACTATTACGATTTGGGTACCTACCGCCGTCCGGTCACAACGAGCTCCGATCAGGCGCAAGTCTGGTTCGATCGTGGGCTGTTGTGGTGCTACGGCTACAACCATGAAGAATCCGTACGGTGTTTCCACAAGGCTGCCGAACTCGACAGCCGATGCGCGATGGCTTATTGGGGCATCGCGCATGCCTCGGGCTCGAACTACAACAAGCGCTGGGACGCCTTTACCCAGCCGGAACTGACCCAGGCCGTGGCCGAGGCCCGCCGGGCGACGGAAGCCGCGCTGGCACGCGTCGACGGCGCGACGCCAGTGGAACAGGCGCTGATCCGGGCGCTGGAGCAGCGTTACCGATCCGATCACACGGCAGGGCCTGAAGAGCTCTGCACCTGGAACGATGCCTATGCGGCGGCCATGCGCGATGTCTACGCCGCCTTTCCCGACGATCCTGATGTCAGCGCGCTGTTTGCCGAGGCGCTGATCAACCGCACGCCCTGGCAGTTATGGGACCTCAAGAGCGGAGCTCCGGCAGCGGGCGCCGATACGCTCGAGGCAGTGGCCGTTCTCGAGCAGGCGCTGCGGCGAATGGAACAGCACGGGGAGCAACCACACCCGGGCGTGCTGCACATGTATATCCATACCATGGAGATGTCGCCCCACCCGGAACGGGCGTTGCGGGCTTGCGATGTGCTGCGCGATCTGGTGCCCGATGCAGGGCATTTGCGCCATATGGCGTCGCATATCGACGTACTCTGCGGCCATTACCATGCAGGGATGGTGACCAACGGCCAGGCGATCCTGGCCGACCGCAAGTACCTGGAACGTGAAGGGCCGCTGCATTTCTACACGCTCTACAGAAGCCACAACTATCACTTCAAGCTCTATTCGGCGATGTTTCTCGGCCAGTACCGCCCGGCCCTGGACGCCGCCAATGAACTTGCCGCGACGATTCCCGAAGAACTGCTGCGCGTGACGCAGCCGCCCATGGCCGATTGGCTGGAAGGCTTCGTGTCGATGAAGGTGCACGTGCTGATACGGTTCGGCAAGTGGCGGGAAATTCTTGCCGAGCCCCTGCCCGACGACCCGCAGCTGTACAGCATGACGACGGCGGTACTCCATTACGGCAAAGGGGTGGCGCACGCGGCATTGGCGCAGATAGCCGCCGCAGAAGCCGAGCAACAACGCTTCCTTGAAGCATTACCCCGAGTGCCACCGACACGGTACATCTTCAACAATACCTGCACCGATATCCTGGCCATTGCCGCCCAGATGCTGCGGGGGGAAATCGAGTATCGCAAGGGCAACCACGACAGCGCCTTTGCGTACCTGCACCAGGCACTGGAACTGGACGACAACCTGCCCTACGACGAGCCGTGGGGATGGATGCAACCGGCCCGGCATGCGCTGGGCGCGCTGCTCCTGGAGCAAGGCCGGGCAGAAGAAGCGGCACAGGTCTATCGGGCCGATCTGGGGCTGGATAACTCCCTCAGTCGGGCGTCACAGCACCCGGACAATGTATGGAGCCTGCACGGCTATGTGGAGTGCCTGCAGCGCCTTGGCAAGCACGCGGAACTGGCGGCAGTGCAACCCCGTCTCGACCTGGCGATGGCCCGGGCCGATGAAGGGATCAGCGCGTCCTGTTTCTGCCGGGTGGGCAATGGCTGCTGCACCTGA
- the merP gene encoding mercury resistance system periplasmic binding protein MerP, whose product MRQLLIALLVSLPLAALAAPPVSVTLGVQNMTCAVCPITVKKALQKVPGVSTVTVDFDKKTATVTFDPDQTTYESLTKATMNAGYPSTVQK is encoded by the coding sequence ATGCGCCAACTACTGATTGCCCTGCTCGTCAGTTTACCCTTGGCAGCTCTGGCCGCCCCACCAGTATCCGTTACGCTCGGAGTGCAGAACATGACATGCGCGGTTTGCCCGATCACAGTGAAGAAGGCATTGCAGAAGGTACCAGGCGTAAGTACTGTCACAGTCGATTTCGACAAGAAAACGGCCACTGTGACCTTCGACCCAGACCAAACCACGTACGAGTCGCTCACCAAAGCGACAATGAACGCAGGCTACCCCTCCACCGTGCAGAAGTGA
- a CDS encoding efflux RND transporter permease subunit, whose amino-acid sequence MIAALIRWSVANRFLVLLATLFVTAWGVWSVQSTPIDALPDLSDVQVIIRTPYPGQAPQIVENQVTYPLTTTMLSVPGAKTVRGYSFFGDSFVYVLFEDGTDVYWARSRVLEYLSQIQSRLPATAKPALGPDATGVGWIYQYALVDRSGGHDLAQLRALQDWFLKFELKTLANVAEVATVGGMVKQYQVQLDPLKLASLGITQAEVVEAIGKANQETGGAVLEMAEAEYMVRASGYLKTLNDFRAIPLKLGVGGVPVSLGDVATIQLGPEMRRGITELDGEGETVGGVVILRSGKNARETIAAVKTKLDELKRSLPAGVEIVTTYDRSKLIDRAVENLSHKLLEEFIVVALVCGLFLWHLRSSLVAIISLPIGVLIAFIVMRHQGINANIMSLGGIAIAIGAMVDAAVVMIENAHKKVEAWHAAHPGEELEGEHHWHVMTEAAAEVGPALFFCLLIITLSFIPVFTLEAQEGRLFGPLAFTKTYAMAAAAGLSVTLVPVLMGYWIRGRIPKEEQNPLNRWLIRLYQPALDAVLHRPKVTLLIALLVFLSTLWPIARLGGEFLPPLDEGDLLYMPSALPGLSAQKAAQLLQQTDRLIKTVPEVEHVFGKAGRAETATDPAPLEMFETTIQFKPREQWRPGLTQEKLVEELDRVVRVPGLTNIWIPPIRNRIDMLATGIKSPIGVKIAGANLTDIDAATQAVERVAKDVPGVSSALAERLTGGRYIDVDIDRKAAARYGLNIADVQSIVAGAIGGENVGETIEGLARFPINVRYPREWRDSLGTLEQLPIFTPQGSQITLGTVAKVKVSDGPPMFKSENARPSGWVYIDVRGRDIASVVADLRRVVSEQVKLQPGMSLSYSGQFEFLERANARLKLVVPATLLIIFVLLYLTFARFDEALLIMATLPFALTGGAWFLYLLGFNLSVATGVGFIALAGVSAEFGVIMLLYLKNAWAEHEDAGDSTERGLVAAIREGAVQRVRPKAMTVAVIIAGLLPIFWGSGTGSEVMSRIAAPMVGGMITAPLLSLFVIPAAYRLMRRRRLA is encoded by the coding sequence ATGATCGCTGCCCTTATCCGCTGGTCAGTGGCCAACCGCTTCCTGGTGCTGCTGGCGACGCTGTTCGTCACCGCCTGGGGTGTCTGGTCGGTGCAGAGCACCCCCATCGATGCACTGCCGGACCTCTCCGATGTTCAGGTGATCATCCGCACGCCTTATCCCGGACAAGCACCGCAGATCGTTGAAAACCAGGTGACCTATCCGTTGACCACCACCATGCTCTCGGTACCGGGGGCAAAGACCGTGCGTGGCTACTCCTTCTTCGGCGACAGCTTCGTTTACGTGCTGTTTGAAGACGGTACTGACGTGTACTGGGCTCGCTCGCGGGTGCTGGAATACCTGAGCCAGATACAAAGTCGCCTGCCAGCCACCGCCAAACCGGCGTTGGGGCCAGATGCCACGGGGGTAGGCTGGATATATCAGTACGCGCTGGTGGATCGCAGTGGCGGCCACGACCTGGCGCAACTGCGCGCCCTGCAGGACTGGTTCCTCAAGTTCGAACTCAAGACCCTGGCGAACGTTGCCGAGGTGGCCACCGTGGGCGGCATGGTCAAGCAGTACCAAGTGCAGCTCGACCCACTCAAACTGGCGAGCCTGGGCATTACCCAGGCCGAGGTTGTCGAGGCCATCGGCAAGGCCAATCAGGAAACCGGTGGTGCGGTGCTGGAGATGGCCGAGGCCGAGTACATGGTGCGCGCCTCCGGTTACCTGAAGACCCTCAATGACTTTCGCGCGATTCCACTCAAGCTCGGTGTCGGTGGCGTACCGGTAAGCCTGGGCGATGTGGCGACTATCCAGTTGGGCCCGGAAATGCGTCGCGGCATCACCGAACTCGACGGCGAAGGCGAGACGGTCGGCGGCGTGGTGATTCTGCGCAGTGGCAAGAACGCTCGCGAAACCATTGCAGCGGTCAAGACCAAGCTCGACGAGTTGAAAAGAAGCCTGCCTGCCGGGGTTGAAATCGTCACTACCTACGACCGCAGCAAGCTGATTGACCGCGCCGTGGAAAATCTCAGCCACAAACTGCTTGAGGAGTTCATCGTCGTCGCCTTGGTCTGCGGGCTATTTCTCTGGCATCTGCGCTCATCGCTGGTGGCCATTATCTCCCTGCCGATTGGGGTGCTCATTGCTTTCATCGTCATGCGCCACCAAGGGATCAATGCCAACATCATGTCCCTCGGCGGGATCGCTATTGCCATCGGTGCCATGGTCGACGCCGCGGTGGTCATGATCGAAAACGCCCACAAAAAGGTCGAGGCGTGGCACGCGGCCCATCCTGGGGAAGAACTGGAGGGCGAACACCACTGGCATGTGATGACCGAAGCGGCCGCCGAGGTTGGGCCGGCGTTGTTCTTCTGCCTGTTGATCATCACTCTATCGTTCATTCCGGTGTTCACCCTGGAGGCCCAGGAGGGCCGCCTGTTCGGCCCGTTGGCCTTCACCAAAACCTATGCCATGGCTGCGGCGGCCGGTCTGTCGGTGACCTTGGTGCCGGTGTTGATGGGCTATTGGATTCGCGGACGGATTCCCAAAGAAGAACAGAACCCGTTGAACCGCTGGCTGATCAGGCTCTATCAACCAGCCCTGGACGCGGTGCTGCATCGGCCCAAAGTCACCCTGCTGATCGCGCTACTGGTTTTTCTCAGCACGTTATGGCCGATCGCTCGCTTGGGTGGCGAGTTCCTGCCACCGCTGGACGAGGGCGACCTGCTCTACATGCCCTCGGCCCTGCCGGGGTTGTCAGCGCAGAAGGCAGCGCAGCTGTTGCAGCAGACCGACCGCCTGATCAAGACGGTGCCCGAAGTCGAGCATGTCTTTGGTAAAGCTGGCCGCGCTGAAACCGCCACCGACCCGGCACCGCTAGAGATGTTCGAGACCACCATCCAGTTCAAGCCGCGTGAGCAATGGCGCCCCGGCCTGACTCAGGAGAAGCTGGTAGAGGAATTGGATCGGGTGGTACGTGTCCCAGGATTGACCAACATCTGGATACCGCCGATCCGCAACCGTATCGACATGCTCGCCACTGGGATCAAGAGCCCGATCGGGGTGAAGATCGCCGGCGCCAACTTGACGGATATCGATGCGGCCACTCAGGCCGTCGAGCGCGTGGCCAAGGACGTGCCCGGGGTCAGTTCGGCCCTGGCTGAGCGCCTGACCGGCGGACGTTATATCGACGTGGATATCGACCGTAAGGCCGCTGCCCGCTACGGGCTGAATATCGCCGATGTGCAATCAATCGTCGCCGGGGCTATCGGCGGTGAAAATGTTGGAGAGACGATTGAAGGGCTCGCGCGCTTCCCGATCAACGTGCGTTATCCCCGTGAGTGGCGTGACTCGCTCGGCACTCTGGAGCAATTGCCGATCTTCACCCCGCAGGGGAGTCAGATCACTCTCGGCACGGTGGCGAAGGTCAAGGTCAGCGACGGCCCGCCGATGTTCAAGAGCGAGAACGCACGACCTTCCGGCTGGGTGTACATCGATGTGCGTGGCCGGGATATTGCTTCGGTGGTTGCCGACCTGCGCCGGGTCGTCAGTGAGCAGGTCAAATTGCAGCCAGGAATGAGCCTGAGCTACTCAGGGCAGTTCGAATTTCTTGAACGAGCCAACGCGCGGCTCAAGCTGGTGGTGCCGGCCACGCTGCTGATCATCTTCGTGCTGCTCTACCTGACATTCGCCCGTTTCGACGAGGCCTTGCTGATCATGGCAACCCTGCCGTTCGCGCTGACTGGCGGGGCGTGGTTCCTCTATCTGCTCGGGTTCAACCTGTCTGTAGCTACGGGCGTCGGGTTTATCGCCTTGGCAGGTGTGTCTGCCGAATTTGGCGTGATCATGCTGCTCTATCTGAAGAACGCCTGGGCCGAACATGAAGACGCCGGTGACAGTACCGAGCGTGGTCTGGTTGCAGCGATTCGCGAAGGCGCGGTGCAGCGCGTTCGACCCAAGGCCATGACAGTGGCGGTCATCATCGCCGGCCTGTTGCCGATTTTCTGGGGAAGCGGAACCGGCAGCGAAGTGATGAGCCGCATCGCCGCGCCCATGGTCGGCGGCATGATCACTGCACCCTTACTCTCCCTGTTCGTCATTCCGGCAGCCTACCGCCTGATGCGCCGCCGGCGCCTCGCGTAG
- the merR gene encoding Hg(II)-responsive transcriptional regulator: MSKELTIGKLADAAGVNVETIRYYQRLGLLDEPTKPLGGHRRYAVEQAECLRFIKRAQALGFTLSEIGGLLRLDKGCACVETRALAVSKLALIEQKIVDLGALQKKLVSLVQQCDAGDGGLNCPIIEALEHE, translated from the coding sequence GTGTCGAAAGAGCTGACCATTGGAAAGCTGGCGGATGCAGCTGGAGTGAATGTCGAGACAATTCGTTATTACCAGCGACTCGGCCTGCTGGATGAGCCCACCAAGCCGCTGGGTGGTCACCGCCGCTATGCGGTGGAACAGGCAGAGTGCCTGCGCTTTATCAAACGAGCACAGGCACTCGGCTTTACGCTATCCGAAATTGGCGGACTGTTACGGCTGGATAAAGGCTGTGCGTGCGTCGAGACGCGGGCATTAGCAGTCAGCAAGCTGGCGCTGATTGAACAGAAAATCGTCGACCTTGGCGCGTTACAAAAAAAACTGGTCAGCTTGGTGCAGCAATGTGACGCCGGAGATGGAGGGCTGAATTGTCCAATCATCGAGGCACTGGAGCATGAGTAA
- a CDS encoding TolC family protein, producing MNSKCYRTGWPIMAALAASVLALPSQAGALTLDEALRLAEDNAPSLTAQAAKLKAASSAAIPAGELPDPKLLLGVQNYPIGGPDRWSIDQDFMTMQMVGVMQEVPSRDKRKARIEVAEAAVDRAAAEGRVERLNVRQATALAWISSYSVERKEALFQDFYRENRLLADTVRAQIAGGRAQPADAVTPKQEAAQLAEQQDELIRLRAQARAALKRWIGPAANDQPTGSLPPWPIDTSGYIHKLRHHPELAAFAPMTREAQAKVREAEAEKQSDWSWELDYQRRGREFGDMVSVQFTFDLPLFPGSRQNPKIAAKHAELNQLEAEREAQVREHTEQLEESLADYERLNRAVQRSQDSLLPLAKEKVGLSMASYRAGKGDLAAVIAARRELIEARLKQIDFEEQRALTSARLYFTYGETSQ from the coding sequence ATGAACTCCAAGTGTTATCGCACAGGTTGGCCCATCATGGCTGCCCTGGCGGCAAGTGTGCTGGCATTGCCGAGCCAGGCTGGCGCCTTGACGCTCGACGAAGCGTTACGACTGGCTGAAGACAATGCGCCGTCGCTGACCGCCCAGGCAGCCAAACTGAAAGCTGCCAGCAGCGCCGCCATTCCCGCCGGCGAACTACCCGATCCGAAATTACTGCTGGGTGTGCAGAACTATCCCATTGGCGGTCCCGATCGCTGGAGCATTGACCAGGACTTCATGACCATGCAGATGGTCGGGGTCATGCAAGAAGTGCCCAGCCGCGACAAACGCAAGGCACGTATCGAGGTCGCCGAGGCGGCCGTCGACCGCGCTGCGGCTGAAGGCCGCGTGGAGCGACTGAATGTCCGTCAGGCCACCGCATTGGCCTGGATCAGCAGCTATTCGGTCGAACGTAAAGAGGCACTGTTCCAGGACTTCTATCGGGAAAACCGGCTGCTGGCCGATACCGTCCGGGCGCAGATCGCCGGCGGCCGTGCCCAGCCTGCCGATGCAGTCACGCCGAAACAGGAAGCCGCTCAGTTGGCGGAGCAACAGGACGAACTGATTCGTCTGCGTGCGCAAGCCCGAGCCGCGCTCAAACGCTGGATTGGTCCGGCTGCCAATGATCAGCCAACCGGCAGCTTGCCGCCGTGGCCCATCGATACTTCGGGTTATATCCATAAGCTCCGACATCATCCGGAGCTGGCGGCTTTCGCCCCTATGACTCGTGAAGCGCAGGCCAAAGTGCGTGAAGCCGAGGCGGAAAAGCAGTCCGACTGGAGCTGGGAACTCGATTACCAGCGCCGCGGGCGGGAATTTGGCGACATGGTGAGCGTGCAATTCACCTTCGACCTGCCACTGTTCCCCGGCTCCCGACAAAATCCGAAGATCGCCGCCAAACACGCCGAACTCAATCAATTGGAGGCCGAGCGCGAAGCCCAGGTACGCGAGCATACCGAGCAACTGGAGGAGAGTCTGGCCGATTACGAGCGCCTGAACCGCGCCGTACAACGCAGCCAGGACAGCCTGTTACCCCTGGCCAAGGAAAAGGTCGGGCTGAGCATGGCCAGCTACCGCGCCGGCAAAGGCGACTTGGCAGCCGTCATCGCTGCTCGACGTGAACTCATAGAGGCCCGCCTCAAACAAATTGACTTCGAAGAACAGCGAGCGCTGACTAGTGCGCGCCTGTACTTCACTTACGGGGAAACCAGCCAATGA